One stretch of Flavobacteriales bacterium DNA includes these proteins:
- a CDS encoding purine-nucleoside phosphorylase, producing the protein MLEKIKETAAYLKQRTGASPEVGIILGTGLGGLVKEIEAEHVVPYEEIPNFPVSTVEGHSGKLIFGKLGGKSVMAMQGRFHYYEGYDMKQVTFPVRVMKALGINDVVVSNASGGVNPDFEIGDLMILNDHINLFPTNPLMGRNYPELGPRFPDMSEAYDKSLIAKAKEIALANGIKVQEGIYAGLSGPCLETPAEYMYVRNVGADTVGMSTVPEVIAARHGGMRCFAVSIITDLGVPGKIVKVTHEDVIEVASKAEPKMTLIMKELIASL; encoded by the coding sequence ATGCTTGAGAAAATTAAAGAAACGGCTGCATACCTGAAGCAGCGGACGGGTGCATCTCCTGAGGTTGGGATTATTCTGGGAACAGGACTTGGAGGTCTGGTCAAAGAGATCGAGGCGGAGCATGTGGTACCGTATGAGGAGATTCCCAATTTCCCTGTTTCCACGGTTGAAGGCCATTCTGGCAAACTGATCTTCGGAAAGCTTGGCGGCAAGTCGGTAATGGCCATGCAGGGTCGTTTCCATTACTACGAAGGCTACGACATGAAGCAGGTCACATTTCCTGTTCGGGTGATGAAGGCTCTGGGAATAAATGACGTGGTGGTTTCAAACGCAAGCGGAGGTGTGAATCCCGATTTTGAGATCGGTGACCTGATGATCCTGAACGATCACATCAACCTGTTTCCGACCAATCCGCTCATGGGAAGGAATTACCCAGAGCTCGGACCGCGGTTTCCTGATATGAGTGAGGCGTATGATAAAAGCCTCATCGCAAAAGCGAAGGAAATTGCATTGGCAAATGGAATAAAAGTGCAAGAAGGAATTTACGCAGGATTGAGCGGTCCGTGTTTGGAAACGCCTGCTGAGTACATGTACGTGCGGAACGTTGGTGCGGACACGGTGGGGATGTCAACGGTTCCTGAAGTGATAGCTGCTCGTCATGGCGGCATGCGCTGTTTTGCCGTTTCCATTATCACAGACCTTGGTGTGCCTGGCAAGATTGTGAAAGTAACGCACGAGGACGTTATTGAAGTGGCCTCGAAAGCTGAGCCGAAAATGACGCTCATCATGAAGGAACTGATAGCCAGTCTCTAA
- a CDS encoding methyltransferase domain-containing protein: MHVHNWFKTWFNSPYYHLLYRNRDEAEAERFIDRLTAYLDLPRGSRALDLACGKGRHSLHLRKNGFDVVGIDLAEDSIEEARTLECDGLEFFVHDMRSLYWTKHFDLVVNLFTSFGYFHSADDDQKTISTVADALKPQGIFILDFMNVEKVIANLVDYEERTIDGVQFEISRAVEDGTIVKRIHVIDGDPENSGQVVELDFEEQVDALKLQDFVAYFEAAGLELMETFGDYNLNRFDTQHSDRLILIAKKTAA; this comes from the coding sequence ATGCACGTGCACAACTGGTTTAAAACGTGGTTCAATTCGCCCTACTATCATCTCCTTTACAGGAACAGGGATGAGGCCGAGGCCGAGCGGTTCATCGATCGCTTGACCGCATATTTGGATCTGCCACGTGGCTCCCGCGCGCTGGATCTGGCCTGTGGCAAGGGGCGTCATTCATTGCACCTACGGAAAAATGGGTTCGATGTGGTTGGAATTGACCTCGCTGAGGACAGCATTGAGGAGGCCAGAACATTGGAGTGCGATGGATTGGAATTTTTCGTTCACGACATGCGCTCGCTCTATTGGACCAAACACTTCGACCTTGTGGTGAATCTCTTCACCAGTTTTGGATATTTTCATAGCGCAGACGATGACCAGAAAACCATCTCGACTGTGGCTGATGCATTGAAGCCCCAAGGTATTTTCATACTCGATTTTATGAATGTGGAAAAGGTGATCGCCAACTTGGTTGATTATGAGGAGCGAACGATCGATGGTGTTCAGTTCGAAATTTCACGTGCCGTGGAAGACGGGACGATCGTCAAACGCATCCATGTTATTGATGGTGATCCCGAAAATTCGGGACAGGTCGTTGAGCTTGATTTTGAGGAACAGGTAGATGCACTCAAATTGCAAGATTTCGTTGCTTATTTTGAGGCCGCTGGTTTGGAGCTGATGGAAACTTTCGGGGACTACAATTTGAACAGGTTTGACACGCAGCATTCGGACCGTTTGATACTTATTGCTAAAAAGACTGCCGCCTGA
- a CDS encoding DUF1987 domain-containing protein: MDSIFIEGTPKTPNVKFDGDTGAILLKGRSIPENSIEFYKPLVDWLEEYSNSPKSKTVCDIQLEYFNTSSSKCLLDLFKKMENMSKNGSEIVINWYYEEDDEDMLEAGEDYQSIINVPFKMIEMQD, encoded by the coding sequence ATGGACTCGATTTTTATAGAAGGAACACCGAAAACGCCCAACGTGAAATTTGATGGTGACACAGGAGCAATCCTATTGAAAGGGCGTTCAATACCCGAAAACTCCATTGAGTTTTACAAGCCGTTGGTAGATTGGTTGGAGGAATACTCCAATAGCCCGAAGTCGAAAACGGTATGCGATATCCAACTCGAATACTTCAATACGAGTTCATCCAAATGTCTGCTCGATCTTTTCAAGAAGATGGAGAACATGAGCAAGAATGGCAGCGAGATCGTGATAAACTGGTACTACGAAGAAGATGATGAAGACATGCTCGAAGCTGGTGAAGATTACCAGAGCATCATCAACGTTCCTTTTAAGATGATAGAAATGCAGGATTGA
- a CDS encoding redoxin domain-containing protein has translation MSTLVGKKAPFFSAPAVVNGGTVEADFSLDQYIGKKNVVFFFYPKDFTFVCPSELHAFQEKLAEFEARNTAVVACSTDTEETHWGWLQMDKAAGGIKGVTYPIVADTAKTISANYGVLFGDYDMDEDGDLIATGPMIAFRGLFLIDKEGTVRHALVNDLPLGRNVDEALRMVDALTFFEENGEVCPANWVKGSTGMKATHEGVAEYLASH, from the coding sequence ATGTCAACATTAGTAGGTAAAAAAGCACCTTTTTTCAGCGCACCAGCAGTTGTAAACGGAGGAACCGTTGAAGCTGATTTCTCATTGGATCAATATATCGGTAAGAAGAATGTCGTGTTCTTCTTCTACCCGAAAGATTTCACATTCGTCTGCCCGTCAGAACTTCACGCATTCCAAGAAAAATTGGCCGAGTTTGAAGCAAGGAACACGGCTGTCGTTGCCTGTTCAACGGACACAGAGGAAACACATTGGGGATGGTTGCAAATGGATAAAGCTGCTGGCGGCATCAAAGGGGTTACTTACCCGATCGTAGCAGATACTGCCAAGACCATTTCTGCAAACTACGGAGTGCTTTTCGGTGATTATGACATGGACGAGGACGGTGATCTGATCGCAACAGGACCAATGATCGCATTCCGTGGTCTTTTCCTTATCGATAAGGAAGGAACTGTGCGTCATGCACTGGTAAACGATCTTCCATTAGGAAGAAACGTTGATGAGGCATTGAGAATGGTTGATGCGCTGACCTTCTTTGAAGAGAACGGTGAGGTTTGCCCTGCCAACTGGGTGAAAGGCTCAACAGGCATGAAAGCCACGCACGAAGGAGTTGCCGAATATCTGGCTTCTCACTAA
- the lpxK gene encoding tetraacyldisaccharide 4'-kinase: protein MPWYRHLLWPFAIIYGIVVTVRNLLFDIGILPSKEFDVPVICVGNLETGGTGKSPLVSYIVRMLLQKGKKVAVISRGYGRKTTGFRIVETNSLAVDVGDEPLQLKRRHPEAIVAVCENRVRGIEHLLASNPKPDFVVMDDGFQHRWVKPSFSILVTAAHLPYIQNWLLPVGTLRETMFSASRADVCVITGVSDRMEAAAIDNVYLTKTVVEAEVQISGRTNKLELGGTIISFCGIANAERFQELVRMNFNVLEHFSFADHHNYTVSDLKKLREKIDSFGAAVDAVITTEKDAVRLMNTPLLSEFGEIPVYYLPIDIGFLFEKGPAFEILILQHGKHA from the coding sequence ATGCCTTGGTACCGACATCTGCTGTGGCCGTTCGCCATTATCTACGGGATCGTTGTCACCGTGCGCAACTTGCTTTTCGACATTGGCATTCTTCCATCCAAAGAATTTGATGTTCCAGTGATATGCGTGGGAAACCTCGAAACAGGCGGAACAGGAAAGTCGCCTTTGGTCAGCTACATCGTTCGGATGTTGCTTCAGAAAGGAAAGAAGGTGGCAGTGATCAGTCGCGGCTACGGTCGCAAAACCACAGGTTTCAGAATTGTTGAAACGAACAGTTTGGCTGTTGATGTTGGTGATGAGCCGCTGCAACTTAAGCGAAGGCATCCTGAAGCTATTGTTGCGGTCTGCGAAAATCGTGTGAGGGGAATAGAGCACTTATTAGCTTCAAATCCAAAACCCGATTTCGTGGTGATGGATGATGGTTTCCAACATCGTTGGGTAAAGCCGAGTTTTTCCATTCTGGTCACAGCCGCACATTTGCCCTACATACAGAATTGGTTACTGCCTGTCGGTACCCTACGCGAAACCATGTTCTCCGCATCGCGTGCTGATGTTTGTGTAATTACGGGAGTGAGTGATCGAATGGAAGCGGCTGCCATTGATAACGTCTATCTTACAAAGACCGTGGTGGAAGCAGAAGTTCAGATTTCAGGACGAACGAACAAACTGGAATTGGGTGGAACCATCATTTCATTCTGTGGTATTGCCAATGCCGAACGTTTTCAGGAATTGGTACGGATGAATTTCAATGTGCTGGAACATTTCAGTTTTGCCGATCATCACAATTACACCGTTTCTGACCTCAAAAAGCTGCGGGAAAAAATAGATAGTTTTGGCGCGGCCGTTGATGCGGTTATCACTACAGAAAAGGATGCCGTTCGATTGATGAACACGCCTCTTTTGAGTGAATTCGGGGAGATTCCTGTTTATTACTTACCGATTGATATTGGGTTCTTGTTTGAAAAAGGGCCTGCGTTTGAAATACTGATACTGCAACATGGAAAACATGCTTGA
- a CDS encoding S8 family serine peptidase, producing the protein MLMRFLYTIALSFLVSFIMPSSVLLAQTVDPNAIDGQIHLKLSGASPINLDGYTGGNVTIDLLFAASGLDSIYRPFPMPGTALDSIYRVIFPNVAQVDVLISALSALPYVEYAEKNPLMFTSHTPNDLQSGQWALTKIQAEEAWNFTTGSSSVLVAVLDNAISIDHQDLSANIYLNTAEQNGLTLLDDDGNGRADDLHGYDVANNDADPRPPANASGNNDEFIHGTHVAGIVGAVSNNNTGIASIGYSIKILPVKIGRDSDAALTGGIDGIYYAMRSGADVISMSWGTTTDAATLKTVVQQAAVSGALLVAAAGNDGDQTLSYPAAYPQVVSVGATDENDAKASFSSYGSTVDVMAPGVGIYSTLPENNNTYGNLSGTSMATPLVSGLAGLVKSYFPNMNASQIRQRIEQGCEDISAENPGMSGMIGAGRINAFRTLGNVAVADISKEDISMWPNPCSDVLYLKKPAQLAVKNVTVVDVSGREVLRSAWSRNLDLNALSSGVYSLNVATENHLYQTKFIVQ; encoded by the coding sequence ATGCTCATGAGATTTTTATACACCATCGCGCTTTCCTTCCTTGTTTCATTCATAATGCCCAGCTCGGTTCTGCTTGCGCAAACAGTAGATCCGAATGCCATTGACGGACAGATCCATCTAAAGCTTTCTGGGGCTTCGCCAATCAATCTGGATGGATACACAGGTGGCAATGTTACAATCGACCTGCTGTTTGCGGCTTCTGGACTCGACAGCATTTATCGGCCGTTTCCCATGCCAGGAACTGCACTTGACAGCATTTACCGCGTCATCTTTCCGAATGTGGCACAAGTTGATGTGTTGATCAGCGCATTAAGCGCGTTGCCTTACGTGGAGTATGCAGAGAAGAATCCGCTGATGTTCACTTCACATACTCCGAACGATCTTCAGTCGGGCCAATGGGCGTTGACCAAAATACAGGCAGAGGAAGCATGGAATTTCACCACAGGTTCGTCAAGCGTGCTGGTGGCTGTATTGGACAATGCCATTTCCATTGATCACCAGGATCTTTCAGCCAATATTTACTTGAACACGGCAGAACAGAACGGCCTTACATTATTGGATGATGATGGCAATGGAAGAGCAGATGACCTGCATGGCTATGATGTTGCAAACAATGATGCCGACCCGCGCCCGCCAGCAAATGCATCGGGTAATAATGATGAATTCATTCATGGAACACACGTGGCAGGAATTGTTGGCGCGGTTTCCAACAATAACACGGGAATTGCTTCCATCGGTTATTCGATAAAAATTTTACCTGTTAAGATCGGGCGCGATTCGGATGCTGCTCTTACGGGCGGCATTGATGGCATTTATTACGCCATGCGCTCTGGCGCTGATGTTATCAGCATGTCGTGGGGAACAACTACCGATGCGGCCACGCTGAAAACGGTGGTGCAGCAAGCGGCTGTTTCGGGTGCGTTGCTGGTGGCCGCAGCAGGAAACGATGGAGACCAAACGTTGAGTTATCCGGCCGCGTACCCGCAGGTGGTGAGTGTGGGAGCCACAGACGAGAATGACGCCAAGGCATCATTTTCGAGCTATGGTTCCACTGTGGATGTGATGGCTCCGGGAGTGGGCATCTACAGTACACTTCCAGAAAACAATAACACGTACGGAAATCTCAGTGGAACATCCATGGCAACTCCGCTGGTATCAGGTTTGGCAGGATTGGTAAAATCGTATTTCCCAAACATGAATGCGTCACAGATCCGTCAACGGATAGAGCAAGGTTGTGAGGACATCAGCGCGGAGAATCCGGGAATGAGCGGAATGATCGGTGCAGGAAGGATCAATGCGTTCCGAACACTTGGAAATGTGGCCGTGGCCGACATCTCAAAAGAGGATATTTCCATGTGGCCGAATCCATGTTCGGACGTTCTGTATTTGAAAAAGCCAGCACAACTGGCGGTGAAAAATGTAACGGTTGTGGATGTTTCGGGTCGAGAGGTGCTACGGAGCGCATGGTCGCGGAACCTCGACCTCAACGCGCTTTCTTCGGGCGTCTATTCACTCAATGTGGCAACTGAAAACCACCTGTATCAAACCAAATTCATCGTGCAATGA
- a CDS encoding Nif3-like dinuclear metal center hexameric protein: MKAAEVIDFLEQLAPPSLQESYDNSGLLVGDSRTEVTGILVSLDCTEDVVEDAISQGCNLIVSHHPIVFSGLKRLNGKNYIERTVMKAIKKDVLLYAIHTNLDNVIDGVNKRFAEQLGLENTRILQPKKQLLKKVVTYCPTEHAEKVRTAMCDAGAGQIGNYDQCSFNVNGTGTFRGNENTNPFVGNKGEIHSENEVRIETVVPEFAVKSVLKAMQEAHPYEEVAFDIYPMENLWKEVGSGMVGDLPKEMDALEFLKSLKTNMKTDCVRYTLPHKENVKRVAICGGSGSFLLSSAIGAGADVFVTGDFKYHQFFDAENRIIIADIGHYESEQFTIQLLAEKLAEKFPTFAPRLSRVKTNPINYL; encoded by the coding sequence ATGAAAGCAGCCGAGGTGATTGATTTTTTGGAACAGCTGGCACCACCATCGCTTCAGGAGAGTTACGACAATTCAGGATTGTTGGTCGGAGATTCTCGAACTGAAGTGACAGGAATTCTGGTGAGTTTGGATTGCACCGAAGACGTGGTTGAGGATGCCATTTCGCAAGGCTGCAACCTAATCGTTTCCCATCATCCGATTGTTTTCAGCGGCCTAAAGCGGCTGAACGGCAAGAATTACATCGAACGCACGGTGATGAAAGCCATCAAAAAGGATGTGCTCCTTTACGCCATCCACACCAACTTGGACAACGTAATTGATGGTGTGAACAAACGCTTTGCAGAACAACTCGGTCTGGAGAACACGCGCATTCTTCAACCCAAAAAGCAATTGCTGAAGAAGGTGGTGACCTACTGCCCTACCGAACACGCGGAAAAAGTGCGAACGGCCATGTGCGATGCCGGTGCTGGCCAAATCGGCAATTACGACCAATGTTCTTTCAATGTCAATGGAACGGGGACTTTCCGTGGAAATGAGAACACCAACCCGTTTGTAGGAAACAAAGGTGAAATCCACTCCGAAAATGAAGTGAGGATTGAAACAGTTGTTCCTGAATTTGCGGTGAAATCGGTGCTGAAAGCCATGCAGGAAGCACACCCTTACGAAGAAGTGGCCTTCGACATTTATCCGATGGAAAACCTCTGGAAAGAGGTCGGTTCTGGAATGGTCGGTGATCTGCCAAAGGAAATGGATGCACTGGAGTTTTTGAAATCTCTCAAAACCAACATGAAAACGGATTGCGTCCGTTACACGCTTCCACATAAGGAGAATGTAAAACGAGTTGCCATTTGTGGTGGATCGGGCAGCTTTCTTCTCAGCTCCGCAATCGGTGCTGGAGCCGATGTTTTCGTCACTGGCGACTTCAAATACCATCAATTTTTTGATGCTGAAAACCGCATCATCATTGCCGACATCGGCCACTACGAAAGCGAACAATTCACCATTCAACTTTTAGCAGAAAAACTCGCAGAGAAATTTCCTACCTTTGCACCCCGTTTGTCAAGAGTGAAGACAAACCCGATAAACTATCTATAG